The nucleotide sequence CTAAAACAAGAAATTAAACAAACTTCGTCATAATAAAAACATGAGTCTTATCAAGTTTTCTATAAAAAGTCAATTTATAACGAGATATACTCTAATTTTAATCCTAATATAGAATCAACCATTGAACTTGTCATCAATTTACTACTTAATGAGCCTTTAGCCTCTGCAAGTACTACACGGCTAATTGGTATATCCGCTAAGCCTAATAACAGGCGATAATTTAACGCGCATTGCAAGGGTAACAAAGTAGGATTAAACGCCGCATTTTCGGCATATTTCCCTGTAATAATCCGCTCTCCAACCTGCAATGCAACGCCACTAAAAGATTTGCTATGCGGAGCATAAGAGCAATTCGCTGCTGCAATAGCTGCTTGTTGCAATTTATCCCCTTTCATCTCAAATTGTTGAGGTTGCTCATTAAAAAATACGCTTTCAACGCCTAAATCTTTAGGCCCAAAGCTATCAGGTAAATAGCTATGGAGTAAATTATCTTGACTGTGAGGTAAATGTACTTTTAGATTTTCTGCACCATTGAGTTCATTCATAAATTGTCGACAATGTCCACAAGGGGTATAATTTACGACAATATCAGTAATTAATGTTTCACCTGCAAGCCACGCGTGAGAAATTGCACTTTGTTCTGCGTGCACAGTTTGTTGTATTGCTTCCCTTGCAAACTCTTGATTAGCACCAAAGTAGAAATCCCCTCGTTTTCCAATTGCTACCGCTCCAACATTAAAATGAGAGACTGGCGTAATCGCATAGCACGCTGCAATTGAAACACAAAATAGGGCCAATTCAATACGAGAACGTTTAAA is from Mannheimia varigena and encodes:
- the cdd gene encoding cytidine deaminase; amino-acid sequence: MFRTEISERFEQLIAEKNCEITKAVIEQLIRQDFHGQLSYEIVDELCSQFKRSRIELALFCVSIAACYAITPVSHFNVGAVAIGKRGDFYFGANQEFAREAIQQTVHAEQSAISHAWLAGETLITDIVVNYTPCGHCRQFMNELNGAENLKVHLPHSQDNLLHSYLPDSFGPKDLGVESVFFNEQPQQFEMKGDKLQQAAIAAANCSYAPHSKSFSGVALQVGERIITGKYAENAAFNPTLLPLQCALNYRLLLGLADIPISRVVLAEAKGSLSSKLMTSSMVDSILGLKLEYISL